DNA from Agathobaculum sp. NTUH-O15-33:
GTGCTTTACCAATCCGAACGCACCGCAATATATGAGGAATATGAGGCGATCCTGCGCGAAAAAGGGCTGCTGTACCCGTGCTTTTGCTCGCGCGCCGCGCTGCACGCGGCGTCCGCGCCCCATCTGTCCGATGGGCGCGTGGTATACGCGGGCACCTGCCGTGAACTGACCGAAGCGGAGACTGCGGAAAAACGGAAAACCCGCGCGCCCGCGACCCGTGTGCGCGTGCCTCATGAAACGATCTCGTTTACGGACGGCGTATACGGCCCCTACCGGGAAGCGCTGGCCGAGGAATGCGGCGATTTTATCATTCGCCGGTCGGACGGCGTGTTCGCTTACCAGCTCGCCGTTACCGTGGACGATGCGCTTTCAGGCGTGACCGAGGTGGTGCGCGGAAGCGACCTGCTTTCCTCCGCGCCGCGCCAGATCTGGCTGCACCGGCTGTTCGGCTTTACGCCGCCCGCGTTTGTGCATATCCCGCTGCTGTGCGATCGGGATGGACGGCGGCTGTCCAAGCGGGATGAGGATCTCGACCTCGGCCTGCTGCGGCGGCGCTGCAAGCCCGAGCAGGTGGTGGGCTGGCTGGCCTTTGCCGCTGGGCTGATCGATTCGCCGGAGCCGGTCGCGGCGCGCGAATTGATCGACCATTTTGCGTGGGAGCTCGTGCCGCGGCACGAGCTGCGCTTGCCCGATGTGATAGGCTGAATGAAAGACCGGTGCGCTGCAAAATAAAAGAATGCTCCAAGCCCTTGTCATTCTGAGGAGCGAAGCGACGAAGAATCTCGCGCGAACGCGCGGATTTTACGTGAATTCCGCGCGTTCGCGCGAGATTCTTCACTTCGTTCAGAATGACATATGGAAAATCTTTTATTTTGCAGCGCACCGATTTTTTTTCCCCAAAAAAGAAGCGGAGAGGGTCTGTGCAAACACACAATTCTGTGCTATACTAGAAAAAACGGAGCAAGGCGGGTGAGACCATGGGGAAGAGACCGACGATCCTAATGGTTGCCGAGCGCGCGGGCGTATCGCGCGGCACGGTGGATCGGGTGATTAACGGCCGCGCTTATGTGCGCGGCGACGTGCGGGAACGGGTGATGCAGGCCATGCGGGAGGTCGGCTATGTGCCGCTGCGCATGGACAAGGCACAGGCGCTTGGCATGGTGCCCGCCGCAAGACCGCTGACGCTGGGCGTGCTGCTGCCCGATTGGAGCGGCCACTTTTTAAAAGAGGTGACCATGGGCATCGAGGAGGCGCGCCGCCTGCTCGCGGATTTCGGCGTGCGCATTCTGGTGGACCAGTGCGAGACCGAAATACCGGACGAATGCTTGGAAAAGCTCGACAAGCTGCTCGCCGGGGGCGCGGAGGGCGTGGCCCTGTGCACCAAGGACCACCCGGCCATCCGCGCGCGAATCGACGAGCTGGCCGAACGCGGCGTGCCGGTCGTCACCTTCAATTCCGACGTGCCGATCAGCCGCCGTGTGTGCTTTGTCGGGCAGGATGTGCCGCGCAGCGGCAGAGTCGCGGGCGAATTGATGAGCAAATGCGTGCCGCCCGGCAGCCGGGTGCTGGCCGCCGTGGGCAATTTGGAGTTTGACGGGCACAAGCAGCGGCTGATGGGCTTTTTGGATCAAATGGAGGCGCGCGGCTTTGCCCGTGAACAGATCGAGGTCGTGCAGACCTATAACGATTTTGCCATGAGCTATGAGCGCGTGCGGGGCGCGCTGCGCCGCCTGCCCGATATCGCGGGCGTTTACATGGCCAACCATTCGGTGACCGGCTGCGCCGAAGCCATCCGGGAGGAAGGGCGGCAGGGGCGGATCCGCGTGGTCAGCCACGATGTGACGGGCGGTTCGCGCCGCCTGCTGCGCGACGGCGCGCTGGATTTTGTCATTGCGCAGGATCTGCGGCGGCAGGGCTACCGCCCGCTGACGCTTTTGTACGACCTGCTGCGCCGCGAGGAACAGCCGGGCGAGCTGAGCGAATCGCCGAGCCTGCGCATCGTGTGCTCGCAGAATCTGGATGATAATTGACCGGCCTTTTCTGTGCTTTTTCCTGTGAAAAGCACAGAAAAAAGCACAGGCGGCCGCGCCGCCCGGACGGAAAAAAAATTTAAAAGCGCCGCGCGCGGAACGAAAAAACATATCGCGCGTAAAACCGCCGGAATATCGTCGATATTCGGCGGTTTTTGTCATATAATCGACGCTATTGAACAATCAGCCAAAAAAGTGGCCGCCGGTTTGTGCGAAATAAAGTATTGACAAATCGTGTGTGCGAAAATATAATAAAGATGCAAAAGCACAGAGGGGCGAATGACCGAGCATTTGCCTTTCAAGGGAACGGATGAACGCGCGCTTTCGCCCACCGCCGACAGGGAATGACCGAGCATTTCCAAACCGGCGCGCGGCGCGGGCAAGCGGAGATCCGCCGGTTCGGAAGGACGGATGACCGAGCATCCGCACGGACGAAGGGCAGGTTTGACCGAGCAAACCGGCCCCCCATCCGGCAGGTGCTCGTGCATTTTCCCTTTATGGAGGAAAACCAATCACCCGGCGATCGCCGCGGCCCAAAGCCGCCCGGTCCCAACGTCAAAAAGGAGGAAGAACATATGAAACTCATGCGTTCGGCTTGCATCGAACCGATGTACTCTGAAATCCCCTTCCTTGATCGTTTTCAGGCGGCCAAGGACGACGGCTTTGAATTTGTTGAGTTTTGGAGCTGGACCGACAAGGACCTTGACGCGGTCAAGGCGGCGGCCGAAAAGGCGCAGATCGGCATTTCCGGCTTCAACGGCGACGCGGATTTTTCGCTGATCGATCCCACCCATAAGGAAAAGTACTTAGAATTTTTGAAGCAGTCGGTCGCGGCCGCCAAGAAGATCGGCGCGCTGTCCGTCACCATCCACTCCAACGCGCTGGGCGACGGCGGCGTGGTCGTCAACCACTACGACGAGCTGTCCGACACCGTCAAGATCTGCTCGATGTACGACATGCTGCTCGAGTGCGCCAAGATCGCGGAGGAAAGCGGCGTCGCCATGAACCTTGAGCCGCTCAACATCACGACCGACCACGTGGGCAACTTCCTCGCGCACACCCAGATGGCCGCCGAGATGACCCGCCTGATCGGCTCCCCCAAGCTGAAGGTGCTGTACGACGTGTATCACATGCAGCTCAACGAAGGCTCGATCTGCGACACGATCGTGAAGAACGTCGACCAGCTCGGCCACATCCACGTGGCCGACGCGCCGGGCCGCCATGAGCCGGGCACGGGCGAGATCAACTACCACAAGGTGTTCGAGTGCCTCGAAAACGCGGGCTACACCGGCAGAGTCGGCTTTGAGCTGTTCCCGCTGACCGATACCAAGACCGCCGCGAAGGCGATCATGTCTTACTAATGCTACTGTCCCGGACAGTTGTGATTTAGACGAACCCATAGAAGAAGAAAGAAGGAAAATGAAATGAAAGTAGGTATTATCGGTGCCGGCCGTATCGGCAAGGTGCACGCGAAGAACATATCGATGTTCGTACCTGAGATGGAGATCAAGACGATCGCCGACCCGTTCATGAACGAGGAGACCGAAAAGTTCGCGAAGCAGTGCGGTATCCCGAATACCACCAAGGACGCGAACGACATCCTGAACGACCCCGAGATCGAAGCCGTTCTCATCTGCTCCTCGACCGACACGCACTCCAAGTACATCATCGAGGCCGCCCACGCGAAGAAGCACATCTTCTGCGAAAAGCCGGTCGATTATGATCTGAACAAGGTGCACGAGGCGATCAACGCCGCGAACGAAGCGGGCGTTAAGCTGCAGATCGGTTTCTGCCGCCGCTTTGACCACAACCACCGCGCCGTGTACGACATGGTACGCGAAGGCAAGGTTGGCAAGGTCAACATCATCAAGATATCCTCCCGCGATCCCGAGCCGCCCCCGGTATCCTACGTGAAGGTTTCCGGCGGTATCTTCTACGACATGATGATCCATGACTTCGACATGGCGCGCTTTCTGGCGGGCAGCGAGGTCACGGAGGTAAGCGCCATCGGTTCCGTGCTGGTCGATCCCGGCATCGGCGAGGCCGGCGACGTGGATACCGCGCTCGTTACCCTGAAATTTGAGAACGGCGCCATCGGCGTGATCGACAACAGCCGCAAGGCCGTTTACGGTTACGACCAGCGCGTCGAGGTGTTCGGCTCCGAGGGCTGCGCCCAGAACGAGAACGACACCCCCAACACCGCTGTCCTGTCCACCGCGGACGGCGCGGTACACGGCGTGGCCTACAAGGTCATGTGGGATCGCTATACCGGCGCGTTCGTTGCCGAGATGCAGGCGTTTGCCGATGCGATCGCAAACAACAAGGAGACCCCGGTCACGGGCATCGACGGCCTGTACCCGGTGCTGATGGCAGCCGCCGCGACCAAGTCGCTGCATGAAGGCCGCCCGGTCAAGATCTCCGA
Protein-coding regions in this window:
- the iolG gene encoding inositol 2-dehydrogenase — encoded protein: MKVGIIGAGRIGKVHAKNISMFVPEMEIKTIADPFMNEETEKFAKQCGIPNTTKDANDILNDPEIEAVLICSSTDTHSKYIIEAAHAKKHIFCEKPVDYDLNKVHEAINAANEAGVKLQIGFCRRFDHNHRAVYDMVREGKVGKVNIIKISSRDPEPPPVSYVKVSGGIFYDMMIHDFDMARFLAGSEVTEVSAIGSVLVDPGIGEAGDVDTALVTLKFENGAIGVIDNSRKAVYGYDQRVEVFGSEGCAQNENDTPNTAVLSTADGAVHGVAYKVMWDRYTGAFVAEMQAFADAIANNKETPVTGIDGLYPVLMAAAATKSLHEGRPVKISEVEV
- the gluQRS gene encoding tRNA glutamyl-Q(34) synthetase GluQRS, coding for METIGRFAPSPSGRMHLGNVLCALLAWLSARRQGGAYLLRIEDLDTMRCPRSFAELIIDDLRWLGLDTDGEVLYQSERTAIYEEYEAILREKGLLYPCFCSRAALHAASAPHLSDGRVVYAGTCRELTEAETAEKRKTRAPATRVRVPHETISFTDGVYGPYREALAEECGDFIIRRSDGVFAYQLAVTVDDALSGVTEVVRGSDLLSSAPRQIWLHRLFGFTPPAFVHIPLLCDRDGRRLSKRDEDLDLGLLRRRCKPEQVVGWLAFAAGLIDSPEPVAARELIDHFAWELVPRHELRLPDVIG
- a CDS encoding LacI family DNA-binding transcriptional regulator; this translates as MGKRPTILMVAERAGVSRGTVDRVINGRAYVRGDVRERVMQAMREVGYVPLRMDKAQALGMVPAARPLTLGVLLPDWSGHFLKEVTMGIEEARRLLADFGVRILVDQCETEIPDECLEKLDKLLAGGAEGVALCTKDHPAIRARIDELAERGVPVVTFNSDVPISRRVCFVGQDVPRSGRVAGELMSKCVPPGSRVLAAVGNLEFDGHKQRLMGFLDQMEARGFAREQIEVVQTYNDFAMSYERVRGALRRLPDIAGVYMANHSVTGCAEAIREEGRQGRIRVVSHDVTGGSRRLLRDGALDFVIAQDLRRQGYRPLTLLYDLLRREEQPGELSESPSLRIVCSQNLDDN
- a CDS encoding TIM barrel protein translates to MKLMRSACIEPMYSEIPFLDRFQAAKDDGFEFVEFWSWTDKDLDAVKAAAEKAQIGISGFNGDADFSLIDPTHKEKYLEFLKQSVAAAKKIGALSVTIHSNALGDGGVVVNHYDELSDTVKICSMYDMLLECAKIAEESGVAMNLEPLNITTDHVGNFLAHTQMAAEMTRLIGSPKLKVLYDVYHMQLNEGSICDTIVKNVDQLGHIHVADAPGRHEPGTGEINYHKVFECLENAGYTGRVGFELFPLTDTKTAAKAIMSY